The Paenibacillus mucilaginosus 3016 genome includes the window GCAGATACGTCCCCGTCGGATTATTGGGCGAGCAGAGCCAGATGAGCTTGGTCCGTCCGGTGACGGCAGCCAGGAGGGCATCCGCGCTGCAGCGGAAGCCTTCCCCAAGCGGTACGCGTACCACCTCGGCGTTCATCAGCAGCGTGCCGAAGGCATACTCGCTGAAGGTCGGCGCCGGAGTAATCACCTCATCGCCCGGATCCAGGTACGCTTCGGCAATCAGCGTAATGAGCTCGTCTCCCCCGTTGGTTATGATAAGCTCCTCCTCGGACAGCCCCTTATGCAGGGCAATCGCCTGCCGCAGCCGCACCGCTCCCGCGTCCGGATAGCGGTGCAGCTCCGGAAGCATGGCCGCTGCCGCCTCCACCGCCCGGGGCGATGGCCCCAGCGGATTCTCGTTGGAAGCCAGCTTCACCACGTCCTCCAGCCCCAGCTCCTCCTGCACCTCCCAGATCGGCTTGCCGGGGGAATAAGGGGTCATCCGCCCCAGCACGTCCCGCGGCTGAACTCTCCGTTCGTTCCTTTGCAGAGCTTTCTCTTGTCTCATGGCTCTCTCCTCTTTCCTTTGAGTTGGCATAACCGCTGCACTGCCGGATGGACCGCCGCAGCTTTACTTTCCCATCCGTTCTTACGATAATTAGCATTATACGGCCTTACTGTCATAATCCAATGTACAAAATGCTATCACTTTTCATGACAGATGAGACACCGCACGTGTCTGGCTATCCAAGCGGCCAAGGCCTGGGCGCTATCCTACAGATACAAAGGAGGGTTTCCCCTGCTGATCCCCCCGATCTCGGCGGCTTATCCCAGTGAGCCGCTTCACGCACAGGTATACCGTACTCTCAAGGAGGAGCTGCTCGGCGGCCGGATTGCTCCCGGGGGACGCCTGCCTTCCATCCGCCAGCTGGCACAGCACCTGGGCATCTCGCGCAATCCGGTTGAAGCGGCTTACGATCAGCTGGCTGCGGAAGGCTATATCGCCTCCCGGCCCAAAAGCGGCTACTATGCCGCCGACATGGAGCTCCTTGAAGATATCGTGAGAGAGGCCCCCCCTGCACCCACGGACTCTTCTGTGACGGAGCTCACCGTTCAGCCGCCGCACGCTTCGAGTGAGGCCCCCGGACTGGAGCGTCCCGGACAGGCGGCCTCCCTATCGAATGCGGCCGGCCTGATGCATAGAGGCACCCCCGCACCGGACCGTATCCGCTTCGATATGGACGGCACCGATACCGCCAGTTTTCCGTTTCCCCTCTGGCGCAAGCTCACTATGGAGGTGCTGCAGCCGGCGAATCTGGGGCTGCTCGGTTACGGCGACCGCCGCGGAGAGCCGAAGCTCCGGGAGCTCACCGCCGCCTACCTGCGGCAGACCCGCGGCGTCCGCTGCACGTCCGAGCAGCTCATACTCACCTCCGGTACGCAGCAGTCCATGCTGCTGATCGCATCACTGCTCCGTGGGACGCACCGGGAGTGGGCTGTGGAAGGAGCCATGGATCCGCGCATTGCGGCACTTCTGCGGCAGCAGGGCATCGGCCTGCATGGCCTTCCTCTTGAAGAGGACGGCTTTCCGGCCGACAGGCTGGACCCGGCGAAGCACCGGGCCGCCTATGTCACGCCGTCCCACCAATTCCCTTACGGGATGGTCCTGCCCGCGGCCAAACGGCTGAAGCTGCTGCAGTGGGCGGAGGCAAGCGGCGGTTACCTCATTGAAGACGACTATGACTCCGATTTCCGTTTCGAGGGCCGCCCGGTGCCCGCGCTGCAGGGGATGGACAGCACGGGCCGGGTCGTATATCTCGGCACCTTCTCGAGATCCCTCTCCCCCGCCTTCCGCCTCAGCTACTGCATCCTGCCGCCGGAGCTGCTCGAACGCTTCCACCGGGAGCTCCCCTGGTACGAGTCCAGCGCCTCCCGGCTGACCCAGAAGACGATGGAGCTGTTTATGGAGCGGGGCGGATTTGAGCGGCACGTCCGCCGGATGAAGCAGCTCTACCGGCACAAGCGCGCCGTGCTGCTGGAAGCCATCGCCCGGCACATGGGAGGATGCAGCCGCGTGTCCGGCACCGCCTCCGGGCTGCACGTGCTTCTGCGCCTCGACACTCCGCTGCTGGAGGAATATCTGCGGCAGCGTGCCGCTGCGCTCGGTGTCGATGTGCGGGCCGTGTCGTCCTTTCAGCTCGAGGGCGTCCAAGCGGAGCACCCCTGCGGGAACTTCTCCACTGAAGCCGAATCTGAATCGGCGGGCTTCCTTCTTGGCTTCGGGAGCCTTACCCCCGGGCAGATCGAAGAGGGGGTCCGCCGGCTCGCGCTGGCCTGGTTCGGCTAAGCCGCCCCTCTGCGCCCCTTCCGCAGATGGCGTTCACATCCCCTCCGGCCGTGCATATCCTGTCTATATAGGCATAAGCGGAGGAGGCGAGCGCAGCATGAAGCCAACCATCTTTTGGTATCGGATCGCTCTTCTGGGCTATTTGCTGGCCTGGTTCGCAGGCAGCTTCATTACTGCCGTATCCGTCTATAGCGGAGCCGTTGCCCGCCTTATGGGCGGTGAGTTCCCGGTAATCGAAGAGTACGTCTACTATGCGCTGGCCGGCGCGATTGGCGGCACACTGTACGCCCTGCGGCTGCTGCATGAGTACTACGACAACCTGAACGAGCGCTGGATCGTATGGTATCTGCTGCGGCCGATCAATTGTGCGGTGGCGGCGGTCATGACGATCATCCTGTTCAACAGCGGGATTCTGCTGCTCACCACGGGAGAGACGATGGAAGCGCGGATCGGCATCGCATTCCTGGTCGGCTTCGGTTACGGCAAGCTCATGGATAAGCTGCGGATGCTGACCGAGACG containing:
- a CDS encoding PLP-dependent aminotransferase family protein encodes the protein MRHRTCLAIQAAKAWALSYRYKGGFPLLIPPISAAYPSEPLHAQVYRTLKEELLGGRIAPGGRLPSIRQLAQHLGISRNPVEAAYDQLAAEGYIASRPKSGYYAADMELLEDIVREAPPAPTDSSVTELTVQPPHASSEAPGLERPGQAASLSNAAGLMHRGTPAPDRIRFDMDGTDTASFPFPLWRKLTMEVLQPANLGLLGYGDRRGEPKLRELTAAYLRQTRGVRCTSEQLILTSGTQQSMLLIASLLRGTHREWAVEGAMDPRIAALLRQQGIGLHGLPLEEDGFPADRLDPAKHRAAYVTPSHQFPYGMVLPAAKRLKLLQWAEASGGYLIEDDYDSDFRFEGRPVPALQGMDSTGRVVYLGTFSRSLSPAFRLSYCILPPELLERFHRELPWYESSASRLTQKTMELFMERGGFERHVRRMKQLYRHKRAVLLEAIARHMGGCSRVSGTASGLHVLLRLDTPLLEEYLRQRAAALGVDVRAVSSFQLEGVQAEHPCGNFSTEAESESAGFLLGFGSLTPGQIEEGVRRLALAWFG